One window from the genome of Nicotiana sylvestris chromosome 9, ASM39365v2, whole genome shotgun sequence encodes:
- the LOC104247555 gene encoding protein RRP6-like 2: METDSSDEDISKKAEDTLRKVTSGPLPSTIGKLSGSSRGIPTDRDFHFYNNFSEFRTPISEIDKKSKEILERVGALSQLWGKPMSFPGEDPDEEETGDWLVNINDDVFEKLASSLDNFRLLREKEEESGVKNMEDGFQLVSRKKTRKVEHNSNVSSVEKEKGVKVATKVKPKIPFHIPSIPRPQDEYKIIVNNKNQPFQHVWLQRTDDGSRFMHPLEKFAPSDFVESAGIIEPVKPPPLEITPFKFVEEVKDLKQLAAKLRAVDEFAVDLEHNQYRSFQGLTCLMQISTRTEDFVVDTLKLRVHIGPYLRDVFKDHMKKKVMHGADRDIVWLQRDFGIYVCNMFDTGQASRVLKLERNSLEYLLQHFCGVTANKEYQNADWRLRPLPVEMMRYAREDTHYLLYIYDVMRMELLSSSADNESPDASLIEVYKRSYDICMQLYEKELLTDSSYQHIYGLQGAGFNAQQLAIVAGLYEWRDVIARAEDESTGYVLPNKELLEIAKQMPLTTSKLKRSMKSKHPYVERNLGAVVSIIRQSVQNSAAYEAAVELLKERRLELPAEEDIVATEGAEMLVETSEPLKAATGTETSVVCSSPESAVTKVDFNGPGDTSEHHSERGGLRATSSGQVEVTIQAIKKPSRGLGMLLGSAAKRKLHPDKKEQEEIQVQQIKSSVSLPFHAFSGRTEQLQQAATAPAKTLQINHREEPVATNSKLDVITLDTDSDDGKSLKGELSIGEQENSFAMPVATSKLEDVILLDTDSDLEESVKDDSEAANNPPECGENKIAGSAEEMDEGDENMSLSDLSSSFKKCFHSINQKSNAQLAEKAQAHEGQLKVQPFDYEAARKQVLFGEDPGKKKPETEGDEHRRSRTGKGDKTDLLLGQPPNIEGTAEFQQGRRRQAFPATGNRSYTFR, encoded by the exons ATGGAGACGGATTCATCTGACGAAGATATCTCCAAGAAGGCCGAGGATACGTTACGCAAAGTCACAAGTGGTCCGTTGCCATCTACCATTGGGAAGCTGTCTGGCTCTTCAAGAGGAATACCCACCGATAGAGACTTTCATTTCTACAACAATTTCAGCGAATTCAGGACCCCCATTTCAGAAATCGACAAGAAATCCAAGGAAATCTTGGAGAGAGTCGGGGCATTGTCGCAATTATGGGGAAAACCTATGTCGTTTCCGGGGGAGGATCCGGATGAAGAGGAAACTGGAGATTGGCTGGTCAACATAAACGACGACGTGTTTGAGAAACTGGCATCATCCTTGGATAACTTTAGGTTGTTGAGAGAGAAAGAAGAGGAGAGTGGCGTGAAGAATATGGAGGACGGGTTTCAATTGGTGAGTCGGAAGAAGACTAGGAAAGTAGAACATAATAGTAATGTAAGTAGTGTGGAGAAGGAGAAGGGGGTGAAAGTGGCTACGAAAGTGAAGCCAAAGATTCCGTTTCATATACCAAGCATCCCGAGGCCGCAGGACGAGTATAAAATTATTGTTAACAACAAAAATCAGCCTTTTCAGCATGTTTGGTTGCAGAGGACTGACGATGGTTCCAGGTTTATGCATCCTCTG GAAAAGTTTGCTCCCTCAGACTTTGTTGAGAGTGCTGGCATCATTGAGCCTGTCAAACCTCCTCCATTGGAGATTACCCCATTCAAGTTTGTGGAAGAGGTCAAAGATCTGAAGCAGTTAGCAGCCAAGTTGCGTGCTGTGGATGAGTTTGCG GTTGATTTGGAACATAATCAATATAGATCTTTTCAAGGATTGACCTGCTTGATGCAAATATCCACTAGAACTGAAGATTTTGTTGTTGACACTCTGAAGCTTCGCGTTCATATTGGCCCATATCTAAGAGATGTTTTTAAGGACCACATGAAGAAAAAG GTGATGCATGGTGCTGATCGAGATATTGTGTGGCTTCAACGTGACTTTGGCATATACGTCTGCAATATGTTCGACACTGGGCAG GCCTCAAGGGTTTTGAAACTGGAAAGAAACAGCCTGGAGTATCTGCTACAACATTTTTGTGGAGTTACGGCAAACAAAGA GTATCAGAATGCAGATTGGAGATTACGCCCACTTCCTGTAGAGATGATGAG ATATGCTAGAGAAGATACACACTATCTCTTGTACATTTATGACGTTATGAGGATGGAATTGCTCTCTTCTTCTGCTGACAATGAATCTCCTGATGCTTCTCTAATAGAG GTGTACAAGCGCAGTTATGATATATGCATGCAGCTGTATGAAAAAGAACTTTTGACTGATAGCTCATATCAACACATATATGG ATTACAGGGAGCTGGATTCAATGCTCAGCAGCTTGCAATTGTTGCT GGGCTGTATGAGTGGAGAGATGTTATTGCCCGAGCAGAAGATGAGAGTACTGGCTATGTTTTGCCGAACAAAGAACTTCTTGAAATTG CTAAGCAGATGCCTCTTACCACAAGCAAATTAAAGCGATCGATGAAATCAAAGCACCCATATGTTGAGCGTAATCTTGGTGCTGTTGTCAGCATCATTAGGCAGTCTGTTCAAAATTCGGCTGCATATGAAGCAGCTGTGGAACTTCTGAAAGAAAGGCGCTTAGAATTA CCAGCTGAAGAAGACATTGTGGCTACTGAGGGCGCTGAAATGTTAGTTGAAACTTCTGAGCCACTGAAAGCAGCAACAGGGACAGAAACTTCAGTTGTTTGCAGTTCACCTGAAAGTGCTGTCACCAAAGTTGATTTTAATGGACCTGGTGACACCTCTGAACATCATAGTGAACGTGGTGGTTTAAGAGCTACTTCTTCAGGACAG GTTGAAGTAACTATTCAGGCAATTAAGAAACCCAGCCGTGGTCTTGGGATGTTACTAGGGAGTGCAGCAAAGAGGAAGCTGCACCCTGATAAAAAA GAGCAGGAAGAGATCCAAGTGCAGCAGATCAAGTCTTCGGTGAGCCTTCCATTCCATGCATTTTCAGGCAGGACTGAACAATTGCAGCAAGCTGCAACAGCACCTGCTAAAACATTACAAATTAACCATAGAGAGGAACCTGTTGCTACTAATTCCAAGTTAGACGTTATAACCCTGGACACTGATTCAGATGACGGGAAATCATTAAAAGGTGAGCTATCAATTGGAGAACAGGAAAATTCCTTTGCCATGCCGGTAGCTACTTCAAAGTTAGAAGATGTTATCTTACTGGACACTGATTCAGATCTTGAGGAATCAGTCAAAGATGACTCAGAAGCTGCTAACAATCCGCCTGAGTGTGGGGAAAACAAAATTGCAGGTTCTGCTGAGGAGATGGATGAAGGGGATGAGAACATGTCCCTGTCTGATCTTTCCTCTAGCTTCAAGAAGTGTTTCCATTCAATAAATCAAAAGAGTAATGCGCAGCTCGCTGAGAAAGCACAAGCACATGAAGGCCAGTTGAAAGTTCAGCCTTTTGACTACGAAGCAGCAAGGAAGCAAGTGTTATTTGGAGAAGATCCAGGTAAAAAAAAGCCGGAAACAGAAGGTGATGAGCATCGTAGGAGTAGGACTGGTAAAGGTGATAAGACGGATTTACTCTTAGGTCAGCCGCCAAATATTGAAGGGACAGCAGAGTTCCAGCAAGGTAGAAGGCGTCAAGCTTTTCCAGCTACTGGAAATCGAAGCTATACTTTCCGCTAG